The Aliiroseovarius pelagivivens DNA segment AGGTCCAACGGTCCACGGAACCTTTACCTTTACCCATACGAACTTCGATGGGCTTGGCGGTTACCGGGGTGTCCGGGAAGATGCGGATCCATACACGACCCTGACGTTTCATGTGACGCGTCATGGCACGACGTGCGGCTTCGATCTGACGTGCAGTTACACGCTCAGGCTCGAGAGCTTTCAGTCCGTAGGAACCGAAGTTCAGGTCAGAGCCACCTTTGGCCTCACCTTTGATCCGGCCTTTGTGCATCTTGCGGAATTTTGTACGCTTAGGCTGAAGCATTGATCATATCTCCTTAGCGACGGCCGCCGGCGCCACGGGGCGCGGGACCTTCCTGGAGCTCAGCTTGACGACGATCACGAGCAGCAGGATCGTGCTCCATGATTTCGCCTTTGAAGATCCAGGTTTTGATTCCGATGATGCCGTAAGGCGTCATAGCTTCTGCATGTGCATAGTCGATGTCAGCGCGCAGGGTGTGCAGCGGCACACGACCTTCGCGGTACCATTCGGTACGCGCGATTTCAGCACCGCCAAGACGGCCAGCAACGTTGATACGAATGCCCAGGGCACCCATACGCATTGCGTTCTGCACGCCGCGCTTCATGGCACGACGGAAGGACACACGACGTTCCAGCTGCTGAGCGATCGATTCTGCAACCAGGGCAGCGTCCAGTTCGGGCTTACGAACTTCGACGATGTTCAGGTGCAGTTCCGAGTCGGTGATGTTGGCGATTTTCTTGCGCAGGGTTTCGATGTCTGCGCCTTTCTTGCCAATGATCACACCGGGACGAGCAGTGTGGATCGTAACGCGGCACTTTTTGTGCGGACGTTCGATGATCACACGGCTGATACCAGCCTGCTTGCATTCGGTCTTGATGAAGTCACGAATCTTCAGGTCTTCCAGAAGAAGATCACCGTAGTCTTTCGTGTCTGCGTACCAGCGGCTATCCCAGGTGCGGTTGACCTGAAGACGCATGCCGATCGGATTTACCTTATGACCCATTAGGCTTGCTCCTCAATTTGACGCACCTTGATGGTGAGTTCCGAGAACGGCTTCATGATCTTGCCGAAACGACCACGGGCGCGCGGACGACCGCGTTTCATGGTCAGGTTTTTACCCACATAGGCCTCGGCAACGATCAGTTCATCGATGTCCAGGTTGTGGTTGTTTTCGGCGTTCGCAATCGCGGACTGAAGGCATTTCTTCACGTCCTGAGCGATCCGCTTGTTCGAGAAAGTCAGATCGGTCAGAGCACGATCAACTTTCTTGCCACGGATCATTTGCGCGACCAGGTTCAGTTTCTGCGGGGACGTACGAAGCATGCGAGTTTTCGCCATTGCTTCGTTCTCGGCCACGCGGCGGGGATTTTTATCCTTACCCATGGCTTACTTCCTCTTCGCTTTTTTGTCAGCGGCGTGACCGTAGTAGGTACGGGTCGGCGAGTATTCACCGAACTTCTGGCCGATCATGTCTTCGGTCACCAGCACGGGAACGTGCTTCTGGCCGTTATAGACGCCAAAGGTCAAACCCACGAACTGGGGCAGAATGGTCGAACGACGCGACCAAATCTTGATGACCTCGTTTTTACCCGACTCGCGGGTCTTTTCAGCCTTCTTGAGGACGTAAGCGTCAACAAAAGGGCCTTTCCATACAGAACGTGCCATATCTTAGCGGCCCTTCTTCTTGGCGTGACGCGAGCGGATGATCAGCTTCGACGACGCCTTGTTCTTGTTGCGGGTACGTGCACCTTTGGTCGGCTTGCCCCACGGGGTAACCGGGTGACGACCACCAGAGGTACGACCCTCACCACCACCGTGCGGGTGATCGACCGGGTTCATAACAACACCACGGACGCTGGGACGGATGCCTTTGTGGCGCATACGACCGGCTTTACCGAAGTTCTGGTTCGAGTTGTCAGGGTTCGACACGGCACCAACGGTGGCCATGCATTCCTGACGTACCATGCGCAGTTCGCCCGACGACAAGCGGATCTGAGCGTAGCCACCGTCACGACCAACGAACTGAGCATAAGTACCAGCTGCACGAGCGATCTGGCCGCCCTTGCCTGGTTTCAGTTCGATGTTGTGAATGATGGTACCGATCGGCATGCCCGAGAACGGCATAGCGTTGCCCGGCTTCACGTCGGCCTTGGCCGATGCGACGATGGTGTCACCAACAGCCAGACGCTGCGGTGCCAGGATGTACGCCTGCTCGCCGTCTTCGTATTTTACGAGGGCGATGAAGGCGGTACGGTTGGGGTCATATTCGATCCGTTCAACCGTGGCTGCGACGTCAAATTTGTTACGTTTGAAGTCAACGATACGATAGAGACGCTTCGCACCACCACCTCGGCGGCGCGACGTGATCCGTCCGGTGTTGTTCCGGCCGCCCGATTTTGTCAAACCCTCAGTCAAGGCTTTGACAGGACGTCCTTTCCACAGCTCCGAACGGTCGATCAGAACCAGCCCACGCTGGCCTGGCGTCGTCGGTTTGTACGACTTAAGTGCCATGTTTACTGTCTTCCGTTTGCATGTGCGGGCAAATGGATTGCCCGGATGTTATAGGGCCCCGAAGGTCCCCAAGTTCAAAATGTCACAGGCCCCGGAACGAATCCGAGGCCACACGACTTGCGCGATCTATCAGGGTTGGGGGGGGCTGGCAAGGGGCGAGGCGGATTCATTTCGCGCCAATCGCCCAATCTCGCAAGGCTTTGCGCCACGCCCTCGACAGAGCAGGACAACGCCGCCACAGCCCCCTCTTGCCCATAAACCTCACGTTATGCAAACCTGTATACACACAAGGGGGTTCCGTATCGCAGCCGGACCTACCGAAAGGCGGTCAGCGCGGAGCCCTGCTTTGGGAGGAGTGCGCTATGACATCCAAAACCACAGACACCACACCACCGGATCATCCAACGCCGCATCAGCAGGCCGCGATCGAGGTCAACACAGTGACCGCAAGCGATATTACCGCGTCCCTGAAGGCTGGGTTTTCCGACTTTCTGGCGCGACCTGTTATGAGCAGCTTCTTCGGCCTGTTCTATGCAGTTTTCGGAATTCTGTTTGTTTGGTGCTTGGTCTGGCTTGGCAAAATCTGGATGATCATTCCCGCCATGGTCGGCTTTCCGCTGGTCGCACCCTTCGCCGCCGCCGGGCTATATGAAATGTCCCGCCGATTGCAGAAGGGCGAAAGCTTCAGCTGGTCAGACATCCTGACCGTCATGGCGCGTCAAAGTAAACGCGAGATGGGCTGGATGGCATTTGTCACCCTCTTCGTCTTCTGGGTGTGGATGTACCAAATCCGGCTTTGGCTGGCGATCATCATGCAGGATGCGTCGTTCTCGAGCTTTGACGGGTTCTTGAACGCAGTGTTCTTCACACCCGAGGGCTGGACCTTCCTTGCGATTGGCACGGGTGCGGGCGCTATACTGTCGGCGGTCCTGTTCTCGGTCACTGTCGTCGCCATGCCCATGCTGCTTGATCGCGAGATTGATTTCGTGACCGCGATGTTGACGTCTGTCCGCGTCGTCACGGAGAACCCGGTGACCATGCTCACTTGGGCGGCGATCATCTCGGTCACCATGCTGTTGTCGCTGGCTCTGGCATTTCTTGGCTTGATCTTCACTCTACCGATCCTTGGCCACACCACATGGCACCTCTATCAGCGAGCCGTATCAACAGCGGAAGCATGATCTAGGCAGGTCCACTATTCCTTTGCCCCTCAAGGCTTACTGACCTAGTCCCCCCTTCCCTTCCGCCTCAAAATCCCCCATCCTCTCGCCAACAAAACTTTGGGAAGAGTGTAATGAAGAACCTAGTTATTCTGGCAGGCGTCGCCGCGTTTGGGCTGTCGGGCTGTGTAACGCCCTCGGGCGTGGCGAACATGGATCCGAACCTGAAAACGCAGGCAACCCTGCCCCCAGAAGTGGCCGCGACCGTTGCGCCAGGGCAGGATACAAGTGACATCCGGATTGATGCCCGCGATGGCTGTTTGATGTATCGCCACAACGGCCCGGTCGAGACGACCTATATCCCGCTGCGCAACAAAAAGGGGCGCGCAATTTGCATCAAGCGCGAAGCTTGATCGCAACCTGAAAACAGAAACGGGCGGCCAGATGGGGCCGCCCGTTTTCGTTTATGGGATCCGGATCAGGCCGGATAAAGATGCGCGGTCACGCCGGTCTCGACCTGTTCGTACAGCCCGATGATATGGGCCATGACCATGCGTACGCAGCCCGAGCTGGCGCGCGAGCCGATCGACCGCGGCTGCGGCGAGCCATGGATGCGCAGATATGTGTCGCGGCGGCCCTCGTACAGATACAGCGCGCGCGATCCCAACGGGTTCGACGGACCGCCGTCCATGCCGTCCTCGTACTTCTTGTACTTGTGCGGCTCGCGCTCGATCATGTCTTTGGTCGGCGTCCAGGTCGGCCACTTGGTCTTGCGGCCAACGGTGTAGGTGCCGGGCTCGTACAGCCCGCTGCGACCGATCGCAACGCCATAGCGCATCGCCGTACCGTCACCACGAATGTGATAGAGATACCGCGCGACCGCATCGACATGGATATCACCCGGCTTCAGCCCGTCATTGGCCTGCACGATACGTGGCAGCAGGCGTGGCTTCAGACCCCACGGGTTGGACGTTATCGGATTGTAGTCAACGGGCGTCACGCGCGCGTCATAGCTGTTCCACATCGCTGGGTTCGACACCGGGCGGCGTTTGACCGCGACCGGCGCAGCAGGAGCAACGGGTTCAGGAGCCACGTCAGGCGCTGAGTTCTCTTGCGCAAACACAGGCGAAGCAATTGGGCCGGAAAACAGCGTGGCCGTCGTGATGACGAAATGGCGGCGGGTTAACATTGGCAGTCCTCGTATCAGAATGAATCACTCGTCGAACAATCCCACACTACCTACGGTGTCAGGTAAAACGAGTCAAAACCGCGTATGTTCGCGCCCTATTTCTCGATCCGGGTGAGCAGACCGAGACGGTTCAGAATGAACTGTTGCCACCGGTTCAAAGCACTCATGCGCCGGAAGAGCCCCTCGCCCTGCCCTGAATTCAGGGCGTGTTCGATCATGGACCATTGCTTCAACCGCATCGGAGATTTCGTGCGTGGGATGGTTCGCCCGGAAATGCGCGTGGCCCACTTGGATTCCCAACGCTTATACCCAATCGAGTCAAAATGAACGATGCGAAGATTGGCATCCTTCGCGATGTCCTGAGGCATGAAGCTGACTTTCTTCCCGTTGAACCAAGAAAAGTGACTGGTCATCTTGTCGGGGATCATCCCTCTGCGCACTAGGTGCTTCCCGGACATAAAACCGGTCACGCCGCGCCGGATCAAAAGCCAGTCACGCCCGTATACCAAAAGTGGCAGGACCGTGCGGCCCCAGAACCCGATGGGAAAAGGGTGCCTCTCGTAGCCGCAGCCAAATTCTTCATGGATATCGTCACCGGTACCCCAGACGGCTTCCGTGTTGCGAATGCGCACACCGCTAAATTCCTTGGGCAACTGCGCAAGCGCCGCGCCGAGAGGTTTGTCTGAAGTAACGAACTCGTCCGCATCACAGATCAGCATCCAGTCTGATTTGTTCCGCGTCATCCCATTCCGAAACGCTCCGATTTGCTTGTCCCCTAGATCAAGCTGAGAGCTGTCCGGGTACATCTTTGCCCAATAGCTACTGTCGCAGCATTCAACACTGACAGAATCGTCCTGTTGAAAGGCCTCTTGCACCGTACGGGTTTCTTCTTCGGTGCCATCGAAATACAGAAAGATATGCTCAACGCCTGCGCGTTGGTGGTGGTCTACGAACCTTTGAAGGATTGGGAGCGTTTCTCGCACCAGACTGCAGATGGAAAAGCTGTCGATCTTTTCGTCGGTCAAAGCATCATCCCGAAAATCTGTGCGCCACATGTTCGTTTCCACGCATTATACATCTACTTACAGGACCTCTAGCGACGTAGTACCCAAATTCCAACACCGTCCCACCCCAAAGTGATGGGCTTACCGCACTCAAGTCGTCTTCGATCAGTGTTAGGTTTTGCGCAGCAGTCCCAACCGCATCAACATGAACTTCTGCCAAGTGTTTACCTTATAGTAGCGGCGAAACAAATTCTGTGACTTTCCCGTTTGAAATGCGCGGTCAGCCGCCTGACCCTGGCCGATACGCGAATCCCCTAGATTGCCATTGTTGGTGCGTCCCGAAAGTCGCCCCCCCCATTTCTCTTGCCAGCGCTCCAAGCTGATTGCATCAAAATGCACCACGCGCCAATTGTGTTGTTCGCAGATCTCACTGGGGAAGTAGGGAATACGTTTCCCATCAAATTTCGAATAATGGCTATTTGAGTCTTCGGGATACGCCCCCCGACGCAAAAAGTGCTTACCCAGAGAATGCCCTGCGGTGCCCTTAACCATCTCACGCCAGTCTTTGCCGTAAACCAGCATTGGCACAATTTTGGTACGCCGCTGTTTACGCGAAAACCGAAAGCGTTCGTACGTGCAGCCAAATGGCTGCGAGATATCGTCATCTGGCCCCCAAACTGCTTCGGAGTTTTGCAGTCGCACCCCCGGGAAGCTTTCGGGAAGTTGGGCCAACGCCATCCCAATTGGTCGGTCGCCGGCAATGAATTCATCCGCGTCACAAAAGAACAGCCAGTCAGACTTGTTCAGCGCAATCGCGCCATCGCGAAGCGCAAACTGTTTTTGCTGAAGCGAGGGCACGTCCTCATCTGGATAGACCTCTTTCCAGAAGGCTTCGTCGCATCCCTTAACCGTCACAAACGCGTAAGGCTTTAGCCCTTCAGCCACGGCGTCTGAGACTTCTTTTGTATCGTCGATATACAGAAATATCTGTTCGGCTCCGGCGCGCTGGTAATGCTCTACGAATACGCGCAACACCGGCAAACTTTCACGCGCGCAGAGTATGACCGAGAAGCTATCGATACTGTCATCCTTGGCAATTTCATCGCGAAAATCAGCGGTCAACATCTTATGTCAGTCCTGCTCTTGGTGTACCTGCCGCGTTCTACCCTAGAGCGCACGGCGACCCAACACCAACTCTATCCAAAAACGAAAAAAGCCCCCACCTTGCGGCAGGGGCTTTCTGATTTCACGTCAAGCCGACGATCAAAGACCGGTCGATACGTCGATCGTGTTACCCTCTTCCAGGGTTACATAGGCTTTTTTGACGTCTTTACGCTTACCAAGCTGACCACGGAAACGCTTGACTTTACCCTTGGTGATGGTCGTGTTGACGGCTTTCACCTTCACGCCAAACAGGGTTTCAACAGCTTCCTTGATCTGCGGCTTGTTCGAGTCGATTGCGACTTCGAAAACCACGGCGCCGTTCTCCGAAGCCATGGTGGCTTTCTCGGTGATGATCGGCTTGCGGATCACGTCGTAGAGTGCAGCTTTATCGGTCATTTCAGGCGAGCCTCCAGAGCTTCGACACCTGCTTTGGTGAGCACCAGAGTGTCACGCTTGAGGATGTCATAGACGTTGGCGCCCATCGACGGCAGGATGTCCAGACCTTCGATGTTACGAGCCGCCATAGCGAACTTTTCGTTCACTTCGGCACCGTCGATAACCAGAGCGCGTTTCCAACCCAGATCCTTCACAGCTTTAGCCAGAACAGCGGTTTTGCCGTCAGCGTCAGCGGTGTCGATCACAACCAGTTCGCCAGCTTGCGCTTTGGCGGACAGGGCGTGCTTCAGACCCAGTTTACGGAATTTTTTGGTCAGGTCATGGCCGTGGCTGCGAACAACCGGGCCTTTATAAACACCACCACCACGGAAGATCGGTGCCGAACGGGCGCCGTGACGTGCGCCACCGGTGCCTTTTTGGCGATAGATCTTCTTGGTCGAGTATTTAACTTCCGACCGTGTTTTCACCTTGTGGGTACCAGCTTGCGCATTACTGCGCTGCCAGCGGACCATACGGTGCAGGATATCGGCGCGCGGCTCAAGACCGAACAGGGCCTCGTCCAGATCGACCGAACCGGCTTTTTTGCCGTCAAGTTTGATTACATCAAGTTTCATGCTTCACCACCTTCCGCAGGGGCTTCTTCAGCCGGTGCTTCGGTTGCAGCCGATTTCAGAGCAGCCGGGAACGGAACGTTCTCGGGCAGCTTCTTCTTCACGGCGTCTTTCACGGTGACCCAGCCACCTTTCGAGCCAGGGACAGCGCCCTTGATGAATACCAGGCCGCGATCGGCGTCGGTCTTCACGACTTCCAGGTTTTGAGTGGTCACACGAACCGAACCCATGTGGCCGGCCATTTTCTTGCCTTTGAAAACCTTACCGGGATCCTGACACTGACCAGTCGAACCGTGCGAACGGTGGCTGATCGAAACACCGTGTGTCGCGCGCAGACCGCCGAAGTTGTGACGCTTCATGGCACCGGCAAAGCCTTTACCAATCGAAGTGCCTGCAACGTCGACCTTCTGACCTTCAACATAGTGCTCGGCCGAGATCTCTTCGCCAACGGCGATCAGGTTTTCAGCAGGAACGCGGAATTCCACCATCTTGCGCTTAGGGGCAACGCCAGCTTTGGCGAAGTAGCCGCGCATCGGCTTCGAAGTGCGTTTTGCTTTTGCTTCACCAGCACCCAGCTGAACGGCGGTGTAACCGTCGGTCTCTTCGGTGCGGTTGGCAACAACCTGCAGGTTTTCCAGTTGAAGAACGGTCACAGGGATCTGCTTGCCGTCTTCCATGAACAAGCGGGTCATGCCCACTTTTTTCGCGATAATACCAGAGCGCATCTGTGATACCCTCCTTAGACCGAGATCTGGACGTCAACGCCAGCAGCCAGGTCGAGCTTCATCAGCGCGTCCACGGTCTGCGGGGTCGGGTCGACGATGTCGAGCAGACGCTTGTGCGTGCGGATCTCGAACTGGTCGCGGGATTTCTTGTCGATGTGAGGACCACGGAGAACCGTGAACTTCTCGATCTTGTTCGGCAGCGGGATGGGGCCGCGAACGTTTGCACCGGTCCGTTTGGCAGTGTTGACGATCTCTTGTGTGGACGCATCCAGCACACGATAGTCAAACGCCTTAAGACGGATACGAATGTTTTGACTGGTCATAGCATTCGCCCTTTCAGGCAGAGAGTTGATAGGACGACAGGAAGCTCATTCCCCCTGCCCTCGTCGAACCCCGGACAAATTCAAAAAGCGGGACCGAATCCCGCTAATAAATTCGCCGAGCGAACTCGCGCGTAGTACAGGGCGATAGACCATGTGGCAAGGGGGTAAACCCACTTTCACCCTGAAATGCAAAACGCGGCTCTCGGATGAGAACCGCGTTTCAAAACTGTATTCGAAAAGGCTTATGCCAGTTCGATGTTCACAGCCGACTCGCGACCGTCACGGCCAGCTTCAACGTCGAATGTTACTTTTTGGTCGTCAGCCAGACCGGTCAGGCCCGAACGCTCAACAGCCGAGATGTGTACAAACACGTCTTTGCCGCCAGTTTCAGGTGCGATGAAGCCGAAGCCTTTAGTAGAGTTGAACCATTTTACGGTGCCATTGGCCATATCCGTAGTCTCCTAATTAAGTTGCCGCTCGCGGAAGTGCAGCGGCCTGGCGAGGTCGGTCTGGATCGAAAGACTGAATGCCATTGTAGGAGACAGTTGGTCGAAAAAGAAAAACGTTAGCACCCGGCAAATGGGGGGCTGGGGCGCAAATTGCAATAGGTTTCTTTAGAATGAGGTGTTTTTGGCAGTTTTTCGCGGAAATCAGGTAGGCAATCGGCGCATTTCCAAGGAATAGGGGCGAATTCTATAGAATCAGCGCCCCTCAATCCGCTGCGGAACAACACATCAGCATTGCGTCATTGCGCACTGATATCCGGCCCACGCTCGTCACGGCTTCTCTATCTATGGCCCCCGAAAGGACACAACCCGCCAGTTAGGCGGGTTGCATGAGATATCGACGAACTGAGCGCCCAGTATAGTCTGTCCGCAGGATCAGAACGAGCGCATCACGCCCAGGCGAAGGTTGATACTGTCATAGTTGCTTACATATCCACCAGGCTGGCCGCCGCTATTGCGATATGCGTCATAGATGACTTCGCCAAACAGCTTGGTTGCGTCATTCAACTGGCGGCTCGTACCAAGCCCGATGGTAAGACCTTTGACGTTCCCGCTGTCGACACTGAAAGGGGAAACCGCAAAATCACCAAAGACAGCCCCGTAGCCAAGCTTGCCATAGACGTCATACTCGCCCATTTGCTGACCGACGACACCCACCACGCGCAGGTTGGCGGCCTGTTTGCACAAAGCGGGCGCCGGATTGAAACCCGAACACTCGTCGAAGTCACCATTCAATGTGATCGATGCGCTTGCTTCGTAACCGTAGAAGAAATTTCCACTGTTGATGCGGTTCCCCAGCACAACCGCGATACCCGGCACGATTTTGTCATGCTCATAATTGCCAAACGAGGGGACCTCGGAGGTTGCTTTGGAAACATCCAACGCGACACCCCAATAGCCTTCGGCCTGAGCTGCACTCGTCGCACACGCTATGCCGATCGCGGCAGCGATAGCTTTTGATTGAATTCCCATAGTCAGCCCTTCTTTTTTCCCGCCAGCAGAAAGTGCGGCCAAATTTCGTATACTTTTGAGTTAGTAATCTTTCATAGCGGAACCCATCAACACCAATCTAGGCCTCACTTAGAGGTGACCTTTGTGATGATGCAGTTTCAACACTCACTTCAGGAGGAACAGATCCCCCCTAACGCAAAACAGGGGTTCGTTCGTGCGTCCCTTACCTATCTTCTGCGCCCCTAAGCTCGCGGTGGCTTGGAGCCGCCGTCTCACCTGTCACTGTCAGAACGCCGAGCGTTCTGACTTGATGATCTTCGGCACATGTTTGAGGCGCGTCTCGATACCATAGACGTCGTACAAAAAAGGCCTCCCCTACGGGAGGCCTTTTCATATCTTCTGTATCTCTAGGCTCTCGCCCTAAGAACGCTGGGCGTTCTTAGTCGATGATCTTCGAGACAACACCCGAACCAACGGTACGGCCGCCTTCACGGATAGCGAAGCGCAGCTTCTCTTCCATGGCGATCGGAGCGATCAGTTCAACGTTGAACTTCAGGTTGTCGCCCGGCATGACCATTTCGGTGCCAGCAGGCAGCTCAACAGTACCGGTCACGTCGGTGGTACGGAAGTAGAACTGCGGACGGTAGTTCGCGAAGAACGGCGTGTGACGGCCGCCCTCTTCCTTGGTCAGGATATAGACCTCGGCTTCGAACTTGGTGTGCGGGTTAACCGAACCCGGCTTACACAGAACCTGGCCACGCTCAACAGCTTCACGGTCGATACCGCGCAGCAGAACGCCAACGTTGTCGCCTGCTTCACCGCGATCAAGCAGCTTGCGGAACATTTCAACACCGGTACAGGTGGTGGTCTGAGTGTCTTTGATACCAACGATCTCGATGGTGTCGCCAACATTCACTACGCCACGCTCAACACGGCCGGTCACAACAGTACCGCGGCCCGAGATCGAGAACACGTCTTCGATCGGCAGCAGGAAGTCGCCGTCAACCGGACGATCCGGGGTCGGGATGTACTCGTCCACAGCAGCCATCAGCTCGCGGATTTTGTCTTCACCGATTGCGTTGTCACGGCCTTCCATGGCGGCCAGCGCGGAACCCGCGATGATCGGCATGTCGTCGCCCGGGAAGTCGTATTCGTTCATCAGTTCACGAACTTCCATCTCAACCAGCTCGAGCAGCTCTTCGTCGTCTACCTGGTCAACTTTGTTCATGAAAACAACCAGTGCAGGAACGCCAACCTGACGGGCCAGCAGGATGTGCTCGCGGGTCTGAGGCATGGGGCCATCAGCTGCGTTCACAACCAGAATGCCGCCGTCCATCTGGGCCGCACCGGTGATCATGTTCTTGACGTAGTCGGCGTGGCCGGGGCAGTCAACGTGCGCATAGTGACGGTTCTCGGTCTCGTACTCAACGTGAGCAGTCGAGATGGTGATGCCGCGAGCTTTCTCTTCCGGCGCACCGTCGATCTCGTCGTATGCTTTGAAGTCACCAAAGAATTTGGTGATAGCAGCCGTCAGCGTCGTCTTGCCGTGGTCAACGTGACCGATCGTGCCGATGTTAACGTGCGGTTTACCGCGTTCAAACTTTTCCTTAGCCATGATGGCCTCCTTTTAGTGATCACGGTGCACTCATTCGCAACCGCAAATTTGCTCGGACCGAGATATGGTCCGAATATTTCGATATCTGACCGGTATTTCTCGAGGATCTTCCGGCAAAGCTCTTCTGTCACAGCACCCGACGGCAAACGCTTTACATAGGCGTTTTTACTTTTCAGAAGTTCGACCTCAGTTCCAGCGCGCTCGTTGATCGCAACCGGCACTTCGGCAATCTCTGAAAAATTGTAAATGCGGTCGAAATACTCCGGGTTATCCCCCAGAAAATAGTCCAACGGCAGCGAGTGTTTTCTGATGACGTTGCTTGCGGATTGATAATCTTCAAGTCGGTCAACGAACTCAGCCAAATCGGGCGTCAGGCTGAGTCCTTTCTTTTCTAGTTGCGCGCGCCGCTGCTGTAGTTTCTCAGGCTTATCTAGCACCTTAGATTCATAGCAGGACACAACACGGTCCACAGGATGGCGGACAACTGCAAACTTCCAGGCGTCTTTTTGCCCTTGATTTTTCAGCTTCCGAAACGGCACGGAGTCGACGACCCCGTGCAGAGTTTTACCGTCCTTTGCAAGCTCGGTTTCTTTGAAAGGCTTTCCATACTCCACCTTCACACAGAAGGCTTTCAATGCCGAACAGGCGCATTTCGGCACCGAGGCATAGAGAATATTTGAGCGTTCCAAATACATCGAAGCGACCTCGAATTAGGCGAATTTCGCCTGAATTTCATCCGAGATGTTCTGCGGAACCGGATCGTAATGCGAGAACTGCATCGTGAACTGCGCACGGCCCGAAGACATCGAGCGCAGCGTGTTGATGTAGCCGAACATGTTGGCCAGCGGTACGTTGGCGTCAATTGCCACAGCGTTGCCGCGCGGCTCTTGACCCGACACCTGACCGCGACGCGAGGTCAAATCGCCGATGATACCACCGGTGTATTCCTCGGGCGTGATCACTTCCACTTTCATGATCGGCTCA contains these protein-coding regions:
- the rplD gene encoding 50S ribosomal protein L4, whose translation is MKLDVIKLDGKKAGSVDLDEALFGLEPRADILHRMVRWQRSNAQAGTHKVKTRSEVKYSTKKIYRQKGTGGARHGARSAPIFRGGGVYKGPVVRSHGHDLTKKFRKLGLKHALSAKAQAGELVVIDTADADGKTAVLAKAVKDLGWKRALVIDGAEVNEKFAMAARNIEGLDILPSMGANVYDILKRDTLVLTKAGVEALEARLK
- the rplC gene encoding 50S ribosomal protein L3, translated to MRSGIIAKKVGMTRLFMEDGKQIPVTVLQLENLQVVANRTEETDGYTAVQLGAGEAKAKRTSKPMRGYFAKAGVAPKRKMVEFRVPAENLIAVGEEISAEHYVEGQKVDVAGTSIGKGFAGAMKRHNFGGLRATHGVSISHRSHGSTGQCQDPGKVFKGKKMAGHMGSVRVTTQNLEVVKTDADRGLVFIKGAVPGSKGGWVTVKDAVKKKLPENVPFPAALKSAATEAPAEEAPAEGGEA
- the rpsJ gene encoding 30S ribosomal protein S10, whose translation is MTSQNIRIRLKAFDYRVLDASTQEIVNTAKRTGANVRGPIPLPNKIEKFTVLRGPHIDKKSRDQFEIRTHKRLLDIVDPTPQTVDALMKLDLAAGVDVQISV
- a CDS encoding cold-shock protein; its protein translation is MANGTVKWFNSTKGFGFIAPETGGKDVFVHISAVERSGLTGLADDQKVTFDVEAGRDGRESAVNIELA
- a CDS encoding outer membrane beta-barrel protein; this encodes MAALSAGGKKEGLTMGIQSKAIAAAIGIACATSAAQAEGYWGVALDVSKATSEVPSFGNYEHDKIVPGIAVVLGNRINSGNFFYGYEASASITLNGDFDECSGFNPAPALCKQAANLRVVGVVGQQMGEYDVYGKLGYGAVFGDFAVSPFSVDSGNVKGLTIGLGTSRQLNDATKLFGEVIYDAYRNSGGQPGGYVSNYDSINLRLGVMRSF
- the tuf gene encoding elongation factor Tu — its product is MAKEKFERGKPHVNIGTIGHVDHGKTTLTAAITKFFGDFKAYDEIDGAPEEKARGITISTAHVEYETENRHYAHVDCPGHADYVKNMITGAAQMDGGILVVNAADGPMPQTREHILLARQVGVPALVVFMNKVDQVDDEELLELVEMEVRELMNEYDFPGDDMPIIAGSALAAMEGRDNAIGEDKIRELMAAVDEYIPTPDRPVDGDFLLPIEDVFSISGRGTVVTGRVERGVVNVGDTIEIVGIKDTQTTTCTGVEMFRKLLDRGEAGDNVGVLLRGIDREAVERGQVLCKPGSVNPHTKFEAEVYILTKEEGGRHTPFFANYRPQFYFRTTDVTGTVELPAGTEMVMPGDNLKFNVELIAPIAMEEKLRFAIREGGRTVGSGVVSKIID
- a CDS encoding sulfotransferase family 2 domain-containing protein, whose translation is MYLERSNILYASVPKCACSALKAFCVKVEYGKPFKETELAKDGKTLHGVVDSVPFRKLKNQGQKDAWKFAVVRHPVDRVVSCYESKVLDKPEKLQQRRAQLEKKGLSLTPDLAEFVDRLEDYQSASNVIRKHSLPLDYFLGDNPEYFDRIYNFSEIAEVPVAINERAGTEVELLKSKNAYVKRLPSGAVTEELCRKILEKYRSDIEIFGPYLGPSKFAVANECTVITKRRPSWLRKSLNAVNRTLTSARSVTLTTARRR